Proteins from one uncultured Anaeromusa sp. genomic window:
- a CDS encoding HDOD domain-containing protein, translating into MKASILFVDDEKAILRSLRRVFQDTEYELFFVESGDAALRFLQLQRVDLVISDMRMPEMDGHQLLRRVKELYPQTMRLILSGFAEKNQVFTSLLDGSAQMYLLKPWNNEELVELVDKILRLQGALRDKKLLAQIEFLGQLPALPETYEKLCHFIEEEADVKEMAVLVESDPVIAGKLLQVANAAFYGAKIGSVQQAISYLGLNVLRDLVLASGLFAAPSVGLAERKVLDLFWSHSVQVNRFVHRLYQEVYKKNILEEFASVGLLHDLGVVALLKGFGETFLPWPWYKEQLLDGGLSALMAAEREKFGVAHNELGGYLLHWWQLPYALVEAALYHHEPLAGHVVHKELLCLVHIANSFSWGQLLKKELYCVDESVWRFVGLQPGTVTKLLAEPEKK; encoded by the coding sequence TTGAAAGCATCCATTCTCTTTGTTGATGATGAGAAAGCGATTTTGCGTTCATTACGGAGAGTTTTTCAAGATACGGAGTACGAATTATTCTTTGTGGAAAGCGGCGATGCAGCGTTGCGGTTTTTGCAGCTGCAGCGGGTGGATCTGGTAATCAGCGATATGCGCATGCCGGAAATGGACGGGCATCAACTATTGCGACGCGTGAAAGAGTTATATCCGCAAACCATGCGCCTAATTCTCAGCGGCTTTGCTGAGAAAAACCAAGTATTTACCTCGCTCCTGGACGGTTCCGCACAGATGTACTTGCTCAAACCGTGGAACAATGAAGAATTAGTAGAGTTAGTGGATAAGATTTTGCGGCTGCAGGGCGCCCTGCGTGATAAAAAGCTGTTGGCGCAAATTGAGTTTTTGGGGCAATTGCCTGCGCTGCCGGAAACCTATGAAAAGCTATGCCATTTTATCGAGGAAGAAGCGGACGTAAAAGAGATGGCGGTGTTGGTAGAGTCAGATCCGGTGATTGCCGGCAAATTGCTGCAAGTAGCGAACGCCGCTTTTTATGGGGCTAAAATTGGTTCGGTACAGCAGGCTATTTCCTACTTGGGCCTAAATGTTTTGCGGGATTTGGTCTTGGCGAGCGGGCTTTTTGCCGCGCCTTCCGTGGGGCTGGCGGAGCGGAAGGTGCTGGATTTATTTTGGAGTCATTCCGTACAGGTGAACCGCTTTGTGCATCGCTTATACCAAGAGGTCTATAAAAAAAATATTTTGGAAGAATTTGCTTCCGTAGGACTGCTGCATGACTTAGGGGTCGTCGCCTTGCTAAAAGGATTTGGCGAAACTTTTTTGCCGTGGCCTTGGTATAAAGAGCAGCTTTTAGATGGCGGGCTAAGCGCCTTGATGGCGGCGGAGCGCGAAAAATTCGGCGTTGCCCACAACGAGCTGGGCGGGTATCTGCTGCATTGGTGGCAGCTTCCGTATGCGTTGGTTGAAGCGGCGCTTTATCACCATGAGCCGTTAGCCGGGCATGTGGTGCATAAAGAACTGTTGTGCCTGGTTCATATTGCCAACAGCTTTTCCTGGGGACAATTACTGAAAAAAGAGCTTTATTGCGTAGACGAATCAGTTTGGCGTTTTGTCGGTCTCCAGCCGGGAACGGTGACGAAACTGCTGGCGGAACCGGAAAAGAAATGA
- a CDS encoding response regulator, with product MSEQKKLKVLFVDDEANVLNAIRRAVQEEDYEALFAKSGKEALILLEAGDIAVLVTDMRMPEMDGLQLLKRAKEQFPATVRMVLSGYTQLSQVLATVNHADVFSFITKPWDEDFSRFIYRALEYYQLKKMEADMKETLESRNNAYKKVLDRMEGKMKEQEFRLGRILALSVQTEKARQAGAGEAVLQAAACWIQGYASGLTPEGFSLQEEAEHLREWLVEYAGSEERVLENYEALGNVRGLRFLPGLLLKTFLNGEQTLLQGQVVLRWEGEKKLVLEVLLITPLASESQRQLENFFKEHLRDSEIWFEEAELADRRVLKIGQPFLLL from the coding sequence ATGTCCGAGCAAAAAAAGCTGAAAGTGTTGTTTGTGGACGATGAAGCGAATGTACTTAACGCGATTCGCCGGGCGGTACAGGAAGAAGACTATGAAGCGCTTTTTGCGAAAAGCGGCAAAGAAGCGTTGATACTATTGGAAGCTGGGGATATTGCCGTGCTGGTTACAGATATGCGCATGCCGGAAATGGATGGACTGCAGCTCTTGAAGCGGGCTAAAGAGCAATTTCCCGCTACGGTGCGCATGGTTTTGTCTGGCTATACACAGTTAAGCCAGGTTTTAGCGACGGTGAATCATGCCGACGTGTTTAGCTTTATTACCAAACCCTGGGATGAGGACTTTTCTCGCTTTATTTACCGGGCCTTAGAATACTATCAACTAAAAAAAATGGAAGCAGATATGAAAGAGACCTTGGAGTCTCGTAATAACGCTTATAAAAAAGTGCTGGACCGTATGGAAGGGAAGATGAAGGAACAGGAGTTTCGCTTAGGGCGTATTCTGGCGTTGAGCGTGCAAACGGAAAAAGCGCGTCAAGCTGGTGCTGGAGAAGCGGTGCTGCAGGCGGCGGCCTGTTGGATTCAGGGGTATGCCTCTGGCCTTACTCCGGAAGGGTTTTCTTTGCAAGAAGAAGCCGAACACCTCAGAGAGTGGTTGGTAGAGTATGCAGGATCAGAAGAGAGGGTTCTGGAAAATTACGAAGCCTTGGGAAACGTACGAGGCTTACGTTTTCTGCCTGGATTACTGTTAAAAACTTTTCTTAACGGGGAGCAGACGCTCTTGCAAGGGCAGGTGGTGCTGAGATGGGAAGGCGAGAAAAAACTTGTTCTAGAAGTGCTGTTGATTACTCCGTTGGCGAGCGAAAGCCAGCGGCAACTGGAAAATTTCTTTAAAGAACATCTGCGTGATAGCGAGATTTGGTTTGAAGAAGCGGAGCTGGCGGATCGACGGGTACTGAAGATAGGGCAGCCATTTTTGCTGCTTTAA
- a CDS encoding response regulator — protein MSMDRQQPIALANGVYWVGAAGNQMPLNCNPYLIVAQGEAVLIDPGSPLDFPQVWNKVTQLIPIEKLRYIVLQHQDPDFCASVPLWEQYCFQGQLVAHWRAIPIIKCYGVRSEFYNISQQEHRLVLGQDHLLQFYPTPYLHSPCAFATYDPQSRTLFSSDLFGVLTEEAPLFADEWDGLNYLEAMKAFHEHYMPSSDILGAAMDVFAQLDLKRIAPQHGSVIRRDLPVYIETLRHLPCGSLLTPQTKKLRPHDSYTPLLNQVLQRLTGLLSHRKIHVLFAGTPFPLLTDCLQLPDDFPGTEENWHAFFATLHQRRGLDLLLQLEPLVRQLTNTYTAATPQIYDTVLFSLEKETQRLHQENLALLEKNLRIQEHVQHAASHLLQCPITKLNNEKVFLEYLEEQCKQARCQEPSGALLLIGADNLAQVNLRHGSRAGDELLRGLALFLKEHLQAGSHLFKVDGPVFACYLEGAAKENALAYAEELRYLVEQSTHFIEATTVSIGVIASSDLTLRQCEETELCMQAFYQTAKGHLATARQQGRNRVFTDTGIPVSVSLGQILLVDTDELHLEVLRSLLQAEGFSILTAANGEEALAAVEKHQPELIISEVLLPKVDGFALRERLRQNSSSQAIPFFFLSHLKDHEGIQRALALDVEHYLQKPYILPELIGLVLLKFRQKRALQF, from the coding sequence ATGTCTATGGATCGTCAACAGCCAATCGCCCTTGCCAACGGCGTTTACTGGGTGGGTGCTGCCGGCAACCAGATGCCTCTGAACTGCAACCCTTATTTGATCGTTGCTCAAGGGGAAGCCGTACTCATTGATCCGGGCTCACCCCTGGACTTTCCTCAGGTCTGGAACAAGGTAACACAGCTCATTCCCATCGAGAAATTGCGCTATATTGTGCTGCAGCACCAGGATCCTGATTTTTGCGCCAGCGTCCCTCTTTGGGAGCAGTATTGCTTTCAAGGCCAGCTTGTAGCGCACTGGCGCGCCATTCCCATTATCAAGTGCTATGGCGTCCGTTCTGAGTTTTATAATATCAGCCAACAGGAACACCGCCTCGTTTTGGGGCAGGATCATCTGCTGCAATTTTACCCCACGCCCTATTTGCATTCGCCTTGCGCCTTTGCCACTTATGATCCGCAAAGCCGCACCTTGTTTTCCAGCGATCTCTTTGGTGTTCTGACAGAAGAAGCTCCTTTGTTCGCGGACGAATGGGACGGCCTCAATTACCTGGAAGCCATGAAAGCCTTTCATGAGCACTATATGCCTTCCTCTGACATCCTGGGCGCCGCGATGGACGTGTTTGCGCAGTTGGATTTAAAGCGAATCGCGCCGCAGCACGGTTCTGTCATCCGCCGGGATTTACCGGTATATATAGAAACACTGCGCCACTTGCCCTGCGGTTCTCTGCTGACGCCGCAGACGAAAAAGCTGCGCCCCCACGACAGCTATACCCCCTTGCTCAATCAAGTGCTGCAGCGTCTTACGGGCCTGCTTTCACACCGGAAAATCCATGTCCTCTTCGCCGGCACTCCCTTCCCGTTGCTGACAGACTGCTTGCAGCTTCCGGATGATTTTCCCGGTACCGAAGAAAATTGGCATGCCTTCTTTGCTACGCTGCATCAACGCCGCGGCCTGGATTTACTGCTGCAATTAGAACCCCTAGTACGTCAGCTCACCAATACCTATACCGCCGCCACACCGCAAATCTATGACACCGTATTATTTTCTCTGGAAAAAGAAACCCAACGTCTGCATCAGGAAAATCTGGCGCTGCTGGAAAAAAATCTGCGCATTCAAGAACATGTCCAGCATGCGGCCAGCCACCTGCTCCAGTGTCCCATCACCAAACTCAACAATGAAAAGGTGTTTTTAGAATACCTGGAAGAGCAATGCAAACAGGCGCGGTGTCAAGAGCCGTCAGGAGCGCTGCTGCTCATCGGCGCAGACAATCTGGCGCAAGTCAATCTCCGACATGGCAGCCGCGCTGGCGACGAGCTGCTGCGCGGCCTAGCGCTGTTTCTCAAAGAGCACTTGCAAGCCGGCAGCCATTTATTCAAAGTCGATGGACCTGTTTTTGCCTGCTATCTGGAAGGCGCCGCCAAAGAAAACGCCTTGGCCTACGCCGAAGAGCTGCGCTATTTAGTCGAACAGTCTACACATTTTATCGAAGCCACCACCGTTTCCATCGGCGTCATTGCTTCGTCTGATCTGACCCTGCGTCAGTGTGAGGAAACCGAACTTTGCATGCAGGCTTTCTATCAAACAGCCAAGGGGCATCTCGCTACCGCCCGGCAACAGGGAAGAAACCGCGTTTTTACGGATACCGGCATTCCCGTTTCCGTTTCTTTGGGACAAATCTTGTTGGTGGACACCGACGAATTACACCTAGAAGTGCTGCGCAGTCTGCTCCAGGCGGAAGGCTTCAGCATCCTCACTGCCGCTAATGGCGAAGAAGCCCTCGCCGCAGTGGAAAAACACCAGCCGGAGCTGATCATCTCTGAAGTGCTTTTGCCCAAAGTCGACGGCTTCGCCCTGCGAGAACGGCTGCGCCAAAATTCCTCCTCTCAAGCTATTCCGTTTTTCTTCCTGTCCCACCTTAAAGACCATGAAGGCATTCAGCGCGCCTTGGCCTTAGACGTAGAGCATTACCTGCAAAAGCCTTATATTCTGCCGGAGCTCATCGGTCTGGTACTGCTGAAGTTCCGGCAAAAAAGAGCCTTACAGTTCTAG
- a CDS encoding glycosyltransferase family 2 protein, with protein MLVTLEELYWLCAGLLLFIGYGLALIAYQKYRLHRRKRQQLTLNRNLLQDFAYYDEEALRPWIRKAKRRAFDLLQDLTQLHQLHKDPRNRFVKALRETNVERRYHQQLRSSFAARRRKAALLLAALPCSNTNHALEEALPKEQDLQTKLYLCAALARLEDVKAIPLMVETLPGAPQWYRTRVNMRLASFGKAFHDYVPQLTQRTEMEIQSLLVDFAAIYPSAALKKYLLQCIASPVKDIAYRATRNLGIFYCHELKTPLFLENPDPVIRNITIQALSSIPTVRTLELLLPLLAQPRHSDQAASAMSSIVQKKPFLLNFILEEFQKEYDASTQNALATVLANRLEYLLMRLTAGPDPVLDRTLTRLIQAKKTNAIIGLLRRNHSQEIELILLRHLRRLLPDLPDVRQELRLYLPADILNKLGETPLPQATTRREHIVDHEKIFYLRLLLPFAFLSVPLLYAARYWEQFYEWTPYMHLTQFVLDFNYYIAFYSLAVNGISLALLFFSLLAIRKQGDAWNTKKRSFLFRPRILPGITIIAPAYQEESTIIESTRSLLNLHYPNYELIVVNDGSNDKTLDQLIEHFQLEKIDRFVPQRLKTQPIRGLYASKAIPKLLVVDKANGGKADALNAGINLSGKEFFCGIDADCLLEKDSLIKLASTILDAPEEPVAVGGNIFPVNGCKVDRGELTHIGLPASHLARFQTIEYLRAFMAGRLGWAQINSLLIISGAFGLFNKDRVVEIGGYLTSSERYKKDTVGEDMELVVRLRRHMCEQNKPHSILYAFNANCWTEVPEPLSVLHRQRDRWQRGLIDILFFHRKLLLNPRYGRLGMVALPYFFLFEMFGPFLEVQGYVMVVAAACLGLLNLPLALLLLLSSVLLGVLVSVFSLVIVSRENDYFPGPYMATLLGYAILENFWFRQLANFWRVTGYLNTLRQQTGWGNMKRQGFQQSEKPAEQGTTGTGR; from the coding sequence ATGCTGGTCACTCTAGAAGAATTATATTGGCTTTGCGCCGGTTTGCTCTTATTCATCGGCTATGGTTTGGCGCTTATCGCCTACCAAAAGTACCGCCTGCACCGCCGCAAGCGGCAGCAGTTGACCTTAAACCGCAACCTGCTGCAGGACTTTGCCTACTACGACGAAGAAGCGCTGCGGCCTTGGATTCGCAAAGCCAAACGCAGAGCCTTTGATTTGCTGCAGGATCTAACCCAGCTGCATCAGCTGCACAAAGATCCTCGCAATCGATTCGTCAAAGCCCTGCGAGAAACAAATGTTGAACGCCGCTACCACCAACAATTACGGTCCTCCTTCGCGGCACGCCGCCGCAAAGCCGCCCTCCTCTTAGCCGCACTGCCCTGTTCCAATACCAACCACGCCTTAGAAGAAGCCCTACCAAAAGAGCAGGACCTACAAACTAAACTATACCTATGCGCGGCTTTAGCCCGCCTTGAAGACGTCAAGGCCATCCCTCTTATGGTAGAAACACTGCCCGGAGCGCCGCAATGGTACCGAACTCGCGTCAACATGCGTCTAGCTTCTTTCGGCAAGGCCTTTCACGATTACGTACCGCAGCTGACACAGCGGACGGAAATGGAAATTCAGAGCCTGCTAGTGGATTTTGCCGCCATCTATCCTTCGGCTGCCTTGAAGAAATATCTGCTCCAGTGCATTGCTTCTCCTGTCAAAGACATTGCCTACCGCGCTACGCGCAACTTGGGCATTTTTTACTGCCATGAGCTGAAAACCCCGCTATTTCTGGAAAATCCGGATCCAGTCATACGCAACATCACCATTCAGGCCTTGAGCTCTATTCCTACTGTGCGCACCTTAGAGCTGCTGCTGCCTCTGTTAGCACAGCCGCGCCACAGCGACCAGGCTGCATCAGCCATGTCTTCTATTGTCCAAAAAAAACCGTTTTTATTGAATTTTATTCTTGAAGAATTTCAAAAAGAATATGATGCTTCTACGCAAAATGCTTTAGCAACGGTCCTAGCTAACCGGCTGGAATATTTGTTGATGCGCCTGACCGCCGGACCCGACCCGGTACTGGACCGTACCTTGACCCGTCTTATCCAAGCAAAGAAAACCAATGCTATCATCGGTCTTTTACGGCGCAATCATTCCCAAGAAATAGAGTTAATCTTGCTAAGGCATCTACGCCGTCTGCTTCCGGATCTTCCTGACGTGCGCCAAGAGCTGCGTCTTTATCTGCCGGCAGACATTTTGAATAAACTCGGCGAGACGCCGCTGCCGCAAGCGACTACGCGCCGCGAGCATATCGTCGATCACGAAAAGATTTTCTACCTGCGCCTCCTGCTGCCATTCGCCTTTTTATCAGTACCCCTGCTGTATGCAGCACGTTACTGGGAGCAGTTTTATGAATGGACTCCCTACATGCATCTGACCCAATTTGTCCTGGACTTCAACTACTACATTGCTTTTTATTCCCTTGCCGTCAACGGCATCTCCCTGGCCCTGCTATTTTTTTCCCTATTGGCCATCCGCAAGCAAGGCGACGCGTGGAATACCAAAAAGCGCAGCTTTCTCTTCCGCCCCCGCATACTGCCAGGCATTACCATTATTGCCCCGGCCTATCAAGAAGAAAGCACTATTATTGAAAGTACGCGCTCCCTTTTGAACCTGCACTATCCCAACTACGAGCTGATCGTGGTCAATGACGGATCCAACGACAAAACCCTTGATCAGTTGATTGAGCACTTCCAGTTGGAAAAAATCGACCGCTTTGTGCCGCAGCGCCTCAAAACTCAGCCAATCCGGGGCCTCTACGCCTCCAAAGCCATTCCCAAACTGCTCGTAGTCGACAAGGCCAACGGCGGCAAGGCCGACGCCCTCAACGCGGGCATCAACTTATCGGGCAAAGAGTTTTTCTGCGGCATTGACGCCGACTGCCTGCTGGAAAAAGATTCTCTAATCAAACTAGCCTCCACAATCCTGGACGCGCCGGAAGAGCCAGTCGCCGTGGGCGGCAATATCTTTCCGGTTAATGGCTGCAAAGTTGATCGCGGCGAGCTGACTCATATCGGACTTCCTGCCAGCCACCTGGCGCGCTTCCAAACCATCGAATACTTGCGGGCCTTCATGGCCGGCCGTCTCGGCTGGGCGCAGATCAACTCCTTGTTGATCATTTCCGGCGCTTTCGGCCTATTCAACAAAGACCGCGTTGTTGAAATTGGAGGCTACCTTACCAGCAGCGAACGCTACAAAAAAGACACCGTCGGCGAAGACATGGAACTGGTCGTGCGCCTGCGGCGTCATATGTGCGAACAAAATAAGCCGCACAGCATCCTTTACGCTTTCAACGCCAACTGCTGGACTGAAGTTCCTGAACCGCTGTCCGTCCTGCATCGCCAGCGTGACCGCTGGCAGCGGGGCCTCATCGACATCCTGTTTTTCCATCGCAAATTGCTGCTCAATCCCCGCTATGGCCGTTTGGGGATGGTGGCCTTACCGTATTTCTTCCTTTTTGAAATGTTCGGTCCGTTTTTAGAAGTGCAAGGCTATGTCATGGTTGTCGCTGCCGCTTGCCTTGGTTTGCTCAACCTGCCTCTGGCTTTGCTGCTGCTGCTAAGCAGCGTCCTTTTAGGAGTACTTGTGTCGGTGTTCTCTCTTGTCATTGTCTCCCGGGAAAATGATTATTTTCCCGGCCCCTACATGGCTACCTTGCTAGGCTACGCCATTTTGGAAAACTTCTGGTTCCGGCAATTGGCCAATTTTTGGCGCGTCACAGGCTACTTGAATACCCTGCGCCAACAAACAGGCTGGGGCAACATGAAGCGCCAAGGCTTTCAGCAAAGCGAAAAACCTGCGGAGCAAGGCACAACTGGAACGGGGCGTTGA